One genomic window of Pocillopora verrucosa isolate sample1 chromosome 8, ASM3666991v2, whole genome shotgun sequence includes the following:
- the LOC131779943 gene encoding testis-expressed protein 47 has translation MAASPGGDEDSVFDAGRLSLFDLILERTRAQNKKQLVHRLVYVSKIRQDVSDRKEIGAHYERVFKELQTQVHGEAVTGLLLIYPVHIIHVVETSYNMLLKVIKELEEDEQSASGMLLNTKLLVCTGDLNNRLFGQWSFRTLNLAVSRMQEFTTNEPIDVVVTEALTLIIKLAEYLAKLPKISLTNTMDQLPEKVPDLLVRQDLIEYTLGSQDLNTPSQYLKRYTTPVDITLESELAWPMQTRLFPLS, from the exons aTGGCGGCAAGTCCTGGAGGTGACGAAGATTCGGTGTTCGATGCAGGAAGGCTATCTTTATTTGATCTCATTCTAGAGCGAACAAGGGCTCAAAACAAG aaacaacTTGTTCACCGACTAGTCTATGTGTCTAAAATCCGCCAGGATGTTAGTGACAGGAAAGAAATTGGAG CTCACTATGAAAGAGTTTTTAAGGAACTTCAAACACAAGTGCATGGAGAGGCAGTGACAGGACTGCTTTTGATATATCCTGTTCATATCATTCATGTTGTAGAG ACTTCCTATAACATGCTCCTGAAGGTTATCAAAGAGTTAGAGGAGGATGAACAAAGTGCCAG TGGCATGCTGTTGAATACAAAACTACTTGTGTGTACTGGTGAT CTCAACAATCGTCTCTTTGGACAATGGAGTTTTAGAACTCTCAATCTTGCTGTGTCAAGGATGCAGGAATTCACCACTAATGAACCTATCGATGTTGTG gTCACAGAGGCATTAACACTTATCATTAAGCTAGCAGAATATTTGGCTAAACTACCAAAG ATCAGCTTAACTAATACCATGGACCAGTTACCTGAAAAAGTACCAGACCTGTTAGTAAGACAAG ATCTGATTGAGTACACTTTGGGCTCACAAGACCTCAACACACCTTCACAGTACCTGAAAAGATATACAACACCAGTTGACATCACATTGGAGAGTG aaCTGGCCTGGCCCATGCAGACTAGATTGTTCCCTCTAAGTTAG
- the LOC131779942 gene encoding clusterin-associated protein 1: MSYRDLRNFTEMMRALGYPRLISMENFRSPNFALVAEVLMWLVKRYDPNVELPMDVDTEQDRVLFIKSVAQFMATKAHIKLNTKKLYGADGYAVKELLKVTSVLYSAMKTNAGNEAAEESNVNSLTFDISSRITDLKASRQLASEITSRGAALYDLLGKEVELRELRTNAIAKPLELNELESGIKKSVAAVKDDIKKTNQMLDNIASDEANLEAKIDKKKQELERNQKRLRSLETVRPAYMDEYEKLEEELKKVYETFMEKHRNLAYMEQLLEDINRAERDRFEESEATIRNMQTADHGQGIDAGDELGDLDGGDDDDEIVVEANNTRQATRPQAAEAGGRVFGSMGGGLDSDEDESGSLSSGESDIGVDDDEDELLDDDDMEDGRGEGRDDGSQANSLNDSDNDF; the protein is encoded by the exons ATGTCGTATAGAGACTTGAGAA ATTTCACTGAAATGATGCGTGCCTTGGGTTACCCTCGGCTGATATCCATGGAGAACTTTCGTTCTCCAAACTTTGCTTTGGTTGCTGAAGTCTTGATGTGGCTTGTCAAGAG GTATGACCCCAATGTGGAATTACCCATGGATGTTGATACTGAACAGGACAGAGTGCTGTTCATTAAATCAGTGGCTCAATTTATG GCAACCAAAGCCCATATTAAGCTAAACACCAAGAAGCTATATGGTGCAGATGGATATGCTGTGAAGGAATTACTCAAAGTTACATCTGTCCTGTACAGTGCAATGAAGACTAATGCTGGAAATGAG gCTGCTGAAGAGTCCAATGTCAATTCCTTGACATTTGATATATCATCAAGA ATAACTGATTTAAAGGCATCTCGCCAGCTTGCATCTGAGATAACATCAAGGGGAGCTGCACTTTATGATTTGCTTGGTAAAGAAGTGGAATTAAGG GAACTAAGAACAAATGCTATAGCCAAGCCTCTTGAATTAAATGAGCTGGAAAGCGGTATCAAGAAGAGTGTTGCTGCAGTCAAG GATGACATAAAGAAGACCAATCAAATGTTGGACAATATTGCTTCTGATGAAGCTAATCTGGAAGCTAAAATagacaagaaaaaacaagaacTGGAGAGGAACCAGAAAAGACTGCGAAGTTTAGAAACTGTCAG GCCAGCATACATGGACGAGTATGAAAAACTTGAAGAGGAACTCAAAAAAGTATATGAG actTTCATGGAAAAGCATCGCAATTTAGCTTACATGGAGCAACTACTGGAAGACATTAACAGGGCTGAGAGAGACAGATTTGAG GAGTCTGAAGCAACAATCAGAAACATGCAAACTGCAGACCATGGCCAAGGGATTGACGCTGGAGATGAACTGGGAGATTTGGATGGTggtgacgatgatgatgaaattGTTGTTGAGGCGAACAATACAAGACAGGCTACCAGACCACAAG CTGCCGAAGCTGGTGGTCGAGTCTTCGGTTCCATGGGAGGAGGGCTTGATTCTGATGAA GATGAAAGTGGTTCACTTTCTTCAGGAGAGAGCGACATTGGTGTTGATGACGATGAAGACGAACTTCTCGATGATGACGATATGGAAGATGGCCGCGGGGAAGGACGGGACGACGGCTCTCAGGCTAACAGTCTTAATGACAGTGATAATGACTTCTAA